The following proteins are encoded in a genomic region of Corylus avellana chromosome ca4, CavTom2PMs-1.0:
- the LOC132179752 gene encoding protein SODIUM POTASSIUM ROOT DEFECTIVE 1-like: MSMRSRTSKKMRGFMCQSPAATAVCMATDSGSVVVPRRSSNQRAQIDHRRLNMINNGKYTRLAVDDKRADFAPCMKREQDPEHLPKPPLQKPSSIASSDTVFQVVVMRVSIHCQGCAGKLKKHLSKMEGVTSFSIDVEAKRVTVMGHVSPVGVLESVSKVKKAEFWPC; encoded by the exons ATGAGCATGAGATCTAGAACAAGCAAGAAGATGAGGGGCTTCATGTGCCAATCTCCGGCGGCAACTGCGGTGTGCATGGCGACGGATTCCGGGTCGGTGGTTGTGCCGAGAAGGTCGTCGAATCAGAGAGCTCAGATTGATCATAGACGCTTAAATATGATCAACAATGGCAAGTACACCAGGCTTGCTGTGGACGATAAGAGAGCAGATTTTGCCCCATGCATGAAAAGAGAACAAGATCCGGAGCATCTGCCAAAGCCCCCCCTTCAGAAACCATCTTCAATAGCTTCGTCAGACACTGTCTTCCAG GTTGTTGTGATGCGGGTATCTATTCATTGCCAAGGCTGTGCTGGCAAGCTTAAGAAGCATCTCTCCAAAATGGAAG GTGTTACTTCATTCAGTATCGACGTGGAAGCAAAGAGGGTGACGGTAATGGGACACGTTTCACCGGTGGGAGTTCTAGAGAGCGTTTCAAAGGTGAAGAAGGCTGAGTTTTGGCCCTGTTGA